One segment of Rickettsiella grylli DNA contains the following:
- a CDS encoding SIS domain-containing protein: MFAEKFLTETKQIIDKLNVKDIEDIVQLIVELKQQKGRLFFLGVGGSAANASHAVNDFRKLAGIEAYSPTDNIAELTARTNDEGWRTVFSSWLTVSCLTAKDMLFVLSVGGGDLERNISLNLIAAVDYARKQNSKIVGIWGRNGGYPAKHADAYVLIPTVNVDHITPHAEAFQAVIWHLMIMHPQLKRMTPKWEWEESAKV; this comes from the coding sequence ATGTTTGCAGAAAAATTTCTTACCGAAACGAAACAGATTATAGATAAACTGAATGTAAAGGATATAGAGGACATCGTTCAATTAATCGTTGAATTAAAACAGCAGAAAGGACGTCTCTTTTTCTTAGGTGTTGGTGGAAGTGCAGCAAACGCTTCACATGCGGTTAATGATTTTAGAAAACTTGCGGGTATCGAAGCCTATTCGCCGACGGATAACATCGCCGAACTAACGGCACGAACGAATGATGAAGGCTGGCGAACGGTATTTTCAAGCTGGTTAACGGTGAGTTGCTTGACTGCAAAAGACATGTTATTTGTTTTATCCGTGGGTGGAGGTGATTTGGAGCGAAATATTAGTCTTAATCTTATTGCTGCAGTCGATTATGCCAGGAAACAAAATTCTAAAATAGTGGGTATTTGGGGAAGAAACGGAGGTTATCCCGCAAAACATGCGGATGCTTACGTATTGATTCCTACCGTCAATGTTGACCATATCACACCTCATGCTGAAGCGTTTCAGGCAGTGATATGGCATTTAATGATTATGCATCCTCAGTTAAAAAGGATGACTCCAAAATGGGAATGGGAAGAATCGGCCAAGGTATAA
- a CDS encoding undecaprenyl-phosphate alpha-N-acetylglucosaminyl 1-phosphate transferase has protein sequence MIHFLSAEISFSMTVCCIFLLRPLALRLGLVDMPDIRKQHQGHIPLIGGIAMLMGLLAGLLTLPISLQNYRGYIAGCGLLVFIGLFDDFHELSPKSRFLAQIMALLLMIFWGKIVITHLGNLIFFKAIHLNHLSSLLVTLIAGLGVINAINMVDGVDGLAGTLVFIELSLLFYCATATHHFFSQEMLLLLLMACVLAFLGFNFPFPCRTQAQVFMGDAGSMLLGFSLVWFLIELSQCHSQPIMPVTMLWIVSVPLFDATAVMLYRLLKGQPPIFSDRQHGHHVLMALNFSPLQINILFGCLNVVFGLIGLCAFYYQFNESVMFLSFLILFIIYFFIVNYYRNSLIKKTN, from the coding sequence ATGATTCATTTTCTCTCTGCTGAAATTAGTTTCAGTATGACTGTGTGTTGTATTTTTTTATTGCGCCCATTGGCGTTACGTCTTGGCTTAGTGGATATGCCGGATATCCGAAAACAACATCAAGGCCATATCCCTTTAATAGGGGGAATCGCGATGCTCATGGGTTTATTAGCTGGGTTATTAACCTTGCCTATTTCCTTGCAAAATTACCGGGGTTATATCGCAGGTTGTGGTTTACTCGTTTTTATTGGTTTATTCGATGATTTTCACGAATTGTCGCCAAAAAGTCGTTTTCTTGCACAAATAATGGCCCTATTACTCATGATTTTTTGGGGGAAAATAGTGATTACACATCTTGGCAATCTCATTTTTTTTAAAGCAATTCATTTAAACCACTTAAGTAGTTTATTGGTAACGCTGATTGCTGGCTTGGGTGTGATTAACGCCATTAATATGGTAGATGGTGTGGATGGTTTAGCAGGAACGTTGGTTTTCATAGAACTCAGTTTACTTTTTTATTGTGCAACAGCGACACACCATTTTTTTTCACAAGAAATGCTTTTACTATTACTGATGGCATGTGTACTCGCTTTTTTAGGATTTAATTTTCCTTTTCCTTGTCGTACACAAGCGCAGGTATTTATGGGGGACGCAGGAAGTATGTTATTAGGATTTAGTTTAGTGTGGTTTTTAATCGAGCTTTCTCAATGTCATTCTCAGCCGATCATGCCCGTAACAATGTTGTGGATTGTATCGGTCCCACTCTTTGATGCGACGGCGGTTATGCTTTATCGTCTTCTAAAGGGCCAACCCCCTATTTTTTCAGATAGACAACACGGTCATCATGTATTAATGGCCTTAAATTTTTCTCCATTACAAATTAATATTCTTTTCGGGTGTTTAAATGTTGTATTCGGTTTAATCGGGTTGTGTGCTTTTTATTATCAATTTAATGAAAGTGTGATGTTTCTCAGTTTTTTGATACTTTTTATTATTTATTTTTTTATTGTTAATTATTATCGCAATTCGTTAATAAAAAAAACAAATTAG
- the msbA gene encoding lipid A export permease/ATP-binding protein MsbA, translating to MTEPSTVHYHKGFYSYRRLLHYLHPYWGWFLLGILGTILLANTDAGLIWFLKPLLNKAFVNKDEHFIHLLPFILMIAFLMRSSANFSSSYCLARVARSVVMNIRQDILIKLLRLPTTFYDKTTSGQLLSTIIYNVDQVANASTDALITLVQESFFVLGLIIVMLMASWQLSVLFFITVPCMVWIARYSSRRMRSLNSAVQESMSEMTQVAEEVIDGYKVIRMFGGEDYEIKKFKKLLARNRFRELKVVVTNSLASSGVQLIAGAIAVVTIYLAISHLTHITAGGFTSLVSAMLLLLKPMRNLAAVNNIIQRGIAAAGSIFLLLDEKNEPDEGTHTLNVLKGHLECRKVSFAYLSEQLILQDIRFTIKPGETIALVGRSGSGKSTLVNLLPRFYDNYLGNILIDGMDIREIKLKDLRNQFALVSQHVVLFNDTIAHNIAYGQLSHVSEATIVRAAQAAHAMEFIEQLPQGLNTLIGENGVLLSGGQRQRIAIARALLKNAPFLILDEATSALDTEAERHIQAALEKLMQNRTTFVIAHRLSTVERAKQILVLDAGQIIERGTHQELLEKNGYYAKLYSMQFRDC from the coding sequence ATGACAGAACCATCGACAGTGCACTATCACAAAGGGTTTTATAGCTATCGGCGTTTATTGCATTATCTCCATCCTTATTGGGGCTGGTTTTTATTAGGCATCCTGGGCACTATTTTATTAGCGAATACGGATGCTGGGCTCATTTGGTTTTTAAAACCGTTGCTTAATAAAGCCTTTGTGAATAAAGATGAACATTTTATTCATCTTCTTCCTTTTATTTTAATGATTGCTTTTTTAATGCGAAGTAGTGCTAATTTTTCATCCAGTTACTGTTTAGCCCGCGTCGCACGAAGTGTGGTGATGAACATCCGACAGGATATTCTCATTAAATTACTTCGCTTGCCTACTACGTTTTATGATAAAACGACATCAGGCCAACTTCTTTCGACCATTATTTATAATGTGGACCAAGTGGCGAACGCAAGTACCGATGCATTAATCACGTTAGTCCAAGAAAGTTTTTTTGTTTTGGGATTAATTATTGTGATGTTGATGGCCAGTTGGCAATTAAGTGTATTATTTTTTATTACGGTTCCTTGTATGGTTTGGATCGCTCGTTATTCAAGTCGACGTATGCGCAGTTTAAATAGTGCCGTTCAGGAATCGATGAGTGAAATGACACAAGTGGCTGAAGAAGTAATCGACGGCTATAAAGTGATTCGTATGTTTGGTGGTGAAGATTATGAAATTAAAAAATTTAAAAAATTATTAGCACGAAATCGATTTCGTGAGCTTAAAGTAGTGGTGACGAATTCTCTGGCCAGTTCAGGCGTGCAATTAATAGCAGGTGCCATTGCTGTTGTAACGATTTATTTAGCCATTTCACATTTAACGCATATTACGGCAGGGGGCTTTACTTCCCTCGTGAGTGCTATGTTACTTCTACTCAAACCCATGCGTAATTTAGCGGCAGTCAATAACATTATTCAACGTGGAATTGCTGCAGCGGGGAGTATCTTCCTATTATTGGACGAGAAAAATGAACCTGATGAAGGCACCCATACGCTGAATGTATTAAAAGGTCATTTAGAATGTCGAAAGGTCAGTTTTGCTTACCTCTCTGAACAACTCATTTTGCAGGATATTCGTTTCACCATAAAACCAGGTGAAACGATTGCTTTAGTAGGTCGTTCGGGGAGTGGAAAGTCTACGTTAGTCAATTTATTACCTCGATTTTATGATAATTATTTAGGGAATATTTTAATCGACGGTATGGATATCCGTGAAATAAAGCTTAAAGATCTCCGGAATCAATTTGCTTTAGTGTCCCAGCATGTCGTCTTATTTAACGACACGATTGCACACAATATCGCCTATGGACAATTAAGCCATGTGAGTGAAGCTACGATAGTCCGTGCTGCGCAGGCTGCTCATGCCATGGAGTTTATTGAACAATTACCACAAGGCCTGAATACTTTGATTGGTGAGAATGGTGTGCTACTATCCGGTGGTCAACGGCAAAGAATTGCCATTGCACGCGCTTTGCTTAAGAATGCGCCGTTTTTAATCCTAGATGAAGCAACTTCTGCATTAGATACGGAAGCAGAACGCCATATACAAGCGGCTTTGGAGAAGTTGATGCAGAATCGAACCACCTTCGTGATTGCACATCGGCTTTCAACCGTAGAGCGTGCAAAGCAAATTTTAGTTTTAGATGCAGGCCAAATTATAGAGCGGGGAACACATCAAGAATTACTTGAAAAGAATGGTTATTATGCCAAGCTTTATAGTATGCAGTTTAGGGATTGTTAG
- a CDS encoding transaldolase: MMVLAATFFIVLFLDEGVDRMKLNALTINLFADGAEMADLLAWYKNPLIKGFTTNPTLMKKSGITDCRKFAKELLQAIPDRPISFEVFSDDIVEMERQALAISALAENVYVKIPITDSQGQFTFKLIEKLAQQGIKQNITALTTVEHVVQVSQLLGTHTPAYLSVFAGRIADTGIDPVPLMAKALQILKEKPNQELIWASSREVLNIIQAENIHCPIITVTPSLLKKLSGLGRDLNEVSLETVKMFRNDAIEAEFVL; the protein is encoded by the coding sequence ATGATGGTATTGGCTGCAACGTTTTTTATTGTTTTATTTCTTGATGAAGGAGTAGATAGGATGAAGCTCAACGCGTTAACCATTAACTTATTTGCCGATGGAGCAGAAATGGCAGACCTATTAGCGTGGTATAAAAATCCGTTGATTAAAGGGTTTACTACCAACCCAACGTTAATGAAAAAATCAGGGATTACGGACTGTCGAAAATTTGCGAAAGAACTTTTACAAGCCATCCCTGATCGACCCATTTCATTTGAAGTTTTTTCGGATGATATCGTCGAAATGGAACGCCAAGCCTTGGCGATTAGTGCTTTAGCAGAGAACGTTTACGTTAAAATTCCGATTACCGATAGTCAGGGTCAATTTACGTTCAAATTGATTGAAAAACTGGCGCAGCAAGGCATTAAACAAAATATAACCGCATTGACCACCGTAGAACATGTTGTTCAAGTTAGTCAGTTACTCGGAACGCATACACCTGCTTACCTTTCCGTATTTGCAGGCCGGATTGCGGACACGGGTATTGATCCGGTCCCTTTAATGGCTAAAGCGCTCCAGATTCTAAAAGAAAAACCCAACCAAGAATTAATTTGGGCCAGTTCTCGAGAAGTGCTGAATATTATTCAAGCTGAAAATATACACTGCCCGATTATTACAGTGACCCCGAGTCTTTTAAAAAAACTAAGTGGGCTCGGTAGAGATTTAAATGAAGTATCGTTGGAAACGGTAAAAATGTTTAGAAATGATGCGATCGAAGCGGAATTTGTATTATAG